The sequence ACGGCGGCTTCTTGATGGCATGCGACTCTAACACAAGCAAACGACACGGGGGTATGTTGGTACTTCTAgcgctctttctctctctgtttccactagaataataaaataatgcatcAAGTGTCTagtagctaattaccacttttttacaATATCCTACATCCAATTCACATCTTTGTTGAGTCCCAcggctaattacacgttttctGAGGGTCCCGTAGCAAATATTGCCAAAGATGAAAACCACATTTCCATCAGCGCGCGAAATCCCAATCCTACCCCTGCACAATGACATCCACCGAGGGGCAAGCCCGTCATTTCAGCTGCGCCCACGGAGTCcacttccccctcctcccccacaaCGGCAACAATACCGTGAGCCACCcgccgggcccacctgtcaacgTCCCCTCCACCCACTACGCCACGTCACCCCCCTCCCGCCTTTATAAAACCTCGCGAACAAACTCCTCGTcgtcccccctcctcctcgtcgtcgtcgtctcacCCAACGAACTTTTCCGGCGAACTCCCCGACGAGATCGATGGCCGCCGGCGAACGGCAATCGAACAAGGAGTACTAGGACGCCCTTCTTTGTTGTTTCTTCTCGGCAAGATCAGTTGGTTGGCACCACCTGCCATTCTTGGTTTGGAAGTGTGGGAGGGAGGGGTTCGGTTGGTCGATGCCGTTGCGGTTGCCGTGCGCGATGGAGAcgaggccaccgccggcggcggcggcggcgctggcgccggcgagggtGTCGAGGTTCCGGAGGCTGCTTGTGCGGGTGTCCGCGGCGCCggagcgggcgggcggcggcggcggcggggaggtgagggagaaggaggagaaggcagcGGAGATGGAGGTGGGGTCGGTGGGGTTGGACCGGATGGTGCTCAGCTTCATGGAggattccgccgccgccgccgtggagcggCCCCCGCGTGGCCGCTGCGGCAGCTGCTTcaacggcggcggggacggcagcgacgacgaggagttCGACTTCCTCCCCTCCgactcctccgccaccgccgccgcttcggccgccgccgccgccggcgacgccctgGACGCGTTAAAGGTATAGGGCCTTTTTCCCCGGCTCGATTGTTGTTTCCAATTGCTCGCCGGAGTGATCAACGCTTTGTGTCGTCGCAGGGCTTGGTGCAGAGCGCGAGCATGGCGGAGAGGAACCTCCTCGCCGACGCGTCGAGGATCGCCGAGAGGTGCCGCAAGGGCGGCAAGAAGAAGGCCGACGTCCgctgcgccgtcgccgacggcctcgccgccctcgGCTACGACGCCGCCGTGTGCAAGTCGCGGTGGGACAAGACCCCCTCCTACCCCGCAGGTAAACTAAACCTCGCCCCCAATTCGATGCTGCTGAATCGCCGGCgctgaccggcggcgacggtgggcggCGCAAACCTTGTGCAGGCGAGCACGAGTACATcgacgcggtggtggcggcggagacacggctggtggtggaggtggacttCCGGTCGGAGTTCGAGGTGGCGAGGTCGACCAAGGCGTACCGCGCGGCGCTGCAAGCTCTCCCGCCGCTGTTCGTCGGGACGCCGGACCGGCTCGGGCAGATAGTCGCCGTCGTGGCGGAGGCCGCGCGGCAGAGCCTGAGGAAGAAGGGCCTCCACGTCCCGCCATGGCGGAAGCCGGAGTACATGCGCGCCAAGTGGCTCTCCCCGCAAGTCCTCCGCTGCTCcgacaagccgccgccgccgccgccgtcgcccccgcccACGCCGGTATCGCTCTCCAGCTTCTCCGGCGAGTTCGAGCTACGCTTCGACGCCAAGACCCCACCAAACctcagcgccaccgccgccggcgacgacaacgacaacgacgacgaggtcgaggCGAAGAAGATTACGATGGTGGTGTCCCCATCGCCGTGGCGCCCGGTggagccggaggcggcgagcaagaaaaggtcaccgccgccgccgccgcggcgccccgaGGGGAAGGTGGTGACcgggctcgccgccgtgctctaACCGCGGCGAAGAACTCACTTTACTACACTAGCTAATTAACCAGCTCTCCTCCCTCGCcaattttctctgtttttttttcatttttccatCGCCGCTTTGATCCGTCCGAGGCTTAGCTCATGGTGttttctcagtttttttttccgatttttTGGAAAAAGACATTTACAGAAAACAcctccatttttcttttttctttttttattctagaACAAATTTTGGTTTCCACAAAAGGGAAGTGCAAGGAGCAGTAGCTGTGACAGCTTCTAGGCCCCCTATTGTTGAGAAGAGGATGAAAAATGAAAGTATGAACTAGAGATATGCAACATTATCTGGTTGCTTAATCAGATCTTAATCACTACTTGTACTAGCGTGAGTGTATCAGATCACTTGGTATCATCAGAGGCTCAGAGCAGGCAGTAGGAGCAGTATTAAAAAAGATGCAAGTatggagtactactagtagtgatGCATACTTCTAAAAAAACCTGCAGCGTAATTATACTTCACTAACCACTGCTGCGAAAATATTTGGAATTCCAAATTTTCAACCACTTTGCCACAAATTAGATAGAGCAAGTAAACCAACTATAAAACATACATATGTGAAAAAGATAACGagaagcgaaaaaaaaaagagagctataaatttatagtcaaATTATAGACTTCTAAACAATAGACTTTAACATGTTGTTTGTGTACGTGAGAGActaaatattaatagtgtagtactacctccgttttttaatagatgacgccgttgactttttctcacatgtttcattcgtcttatttaaaaaatttacgaattataatttattttgttatgagttattttatcactcatagtactttaagtgtgatttatatcttatatatttgcataaaatttttaaataagacgaatggtcaaacatgtgagaaaaagttaacggcgtcatctattaaaaagggagtatatatttgtaggTAACTAAGGTATTAGCTTACTAGATTAATTATAGATAATTTGAAGCTAATAGTATATTGTATTATTAAACTTGTTCCTAGTCCATATTTGTTCTGGAGTACTCTATTAGTCCTGAAAAAAACCTTCTAGGAGGGTGAATCTGGGTAAAGGGGTAGTCTAGATTCATCCTTCTAAAGGGATCAGGTTGGTTTTTTTACTAGGGAGTAAAGTTTAATCTTCCACTTTGACCATGACAGTTACGCGCGGGTGACGGTTACTTTTGCGAGTGGGGCCCAGGTGTCATACACCGGGGGCAGAGGCAGCGgtggcccacgtgggccccaccggcGGGCGTGCGGGCAGCAGACGAGCCGTGCGGGTGCACTCGTGCCGTCTCGGGAACCGCGCCGGCCGTCCCATGACGATGGCGTGCGTGGCTGCGCCCCCACCAACTCTttactctctctccctctctctgtgGACTTTTCTCACCTCGGTTTTTTACCACccatcggtaaaaaaaaaaaaaggaaaaaaaactgtgCTCCGACCGATGCTTCATAATTTGCGATTTCGCGGTTAGAGCAaaatagcccactactagctccaaatcgtctatagctaatataatagttaatttatataatagttacttGCTATACTATTATACCTGGTCCTATCTGTCATACAAACCTTACGTCTTGAAGTTCGTGCTACAGTTGGCTATAGATCTATAGCTCACTgctcttatctttttttatatttttaaaatatatttatactggctattgtacatgctcttaggTTGAGAAAATTTTACGGTGGCCGAAGAAGAGGCAGGCAGTTTGATCGGCGAATCCAAGGTGTGTGGGGGGTGGTAAAAAGTTAACGCGAGGAACGGTGAAATAAAAACCAACTGTAGTGCTGTTTTGCATTGCGTTGCGCCTCGACCATGGAAGACGAGCTAGCGTGTGCATCGTGCTTGGTAAATTTATGTTAGCTTTGGAAGCAACGATCACGCCTTTACGGTTTGCGAAACACACGCCCGGGGTCCTCGATCTACCTCACCCGCTCCTCAAACTGTTTCTAGCAACAATCATCCAAATCAACTGTTTCTTGACAAGCCGGAGTATGTCAATTCGAGTGCGGGCATAAAAAAGGCGTAAATTAAATAGTATTAGAAAGTTGGCTTAGAAATTCTGATGATGTTCGTTTTTAATCGCATCATTTAATTATAGGTTTGAAAAACATGCCTGTGATAATCCGGTGGTCATTACCAGGGTTCACCGAACCGTCTTGGGTGGGGTTATCGCCACCCCACGGTTTGGTGGTTATTGTAGTAAACCGCACGAAAACTATGAGGGATTGTAGTCCAgtttcatttaaaatttgtgacataaatatattaattttagaAGTTATACAACCAATCAGACTAAGGTATATGTATTTATTGGACCCTACAAAGTAGGAATGACAATATTAATGAGGGGCACCATATTCATTTCTTTTCACTACTAATTTATTTAAGAATTGGTAGAAATAAAGTGTTTGTTAGATGAAGTGAGTAAAATAgaagcaacttttatatttgaattttgtGCCAAATACAAGCATTTCATTTTGTACCTATCCCATCAATCATCGTTCATTCAATTTGTTTCTCATATTATCCCTAACCATACTTCCAACTTCAAACGTCtcttatttatgtttttttttccggaaCACACTATGGACCTAGGTGTTGGATAATGACTCAAATATATTATTAGTCCTAGGCACTAGTTGTTTAATATGTGCCTATATATAAGGGTCACCCTTATACATATAATCCTAAACTATTATAGTTGATTTTTTCCTCTCTACATTAGAGGGGTTTTCCGCGTAAAAATTTGTCTCTttcgtattttttttcctaacacTAATATTTATATGTGTATACATACTACCCTCTATTAGCATCTCCGAACATCATATGTGTTCCGTTATCAGTGGATACGtctctattaaaaaataattaaccgcTGATACGAGCATTCCTGTCCAAATCTTTTGTAACCAACCTTAATTAGAACTTCTACAGGTGTTTATGATTTGCCATGAAGGGAGTAGATGCTTGGTCAGTCAGTACCCGTGAAACCATTAAACTCGCTTTTCTGTTGCACTATCGGTGTACCCGTAGTCCTAGTCCAGTACCAGTAACTGCTCCTGTTTTGGACAGATAGCTGTTAATATTCTTTACCCCGCCTGATGTGAATCAGCTTGTACTTGCTGTACTGGCAGCAAGTACGCTGTCCCATTTTCTTAATGTGCATCAGGggagtaaataaaaataattaaggacGAGTCTGGTCATGACTACAGTGCATACTctctcagtaaaaaaaaagaaaaaaaaaaagtaagtctAGAACTCGATGTGACACATTATAATAGAGTGAATTTACGATGTGTCATATTTAATAATGCTAGATTGgtttttagggacggagggagtatatattaccATGCAAAACTTTTGCATTACTAAGTTTCGATAGCTTTCTTTTTTCAATAAAGCAAACTCATCCTAACTCTACTTTGTAACTTGTAATTGAAACAAGCCGCGCTCGAGGCAACTCGCAAACAACTCATTTGGCTTGGTGGCTTGTGTGGCCTACGTGTATTTGCTCAACAATTATGGTTTTCGAGATTGCTAGGTGTGAATTAATGATAATAGGCAATATATGTACTAATATACCTTTTGAGGCAGAATATACCTTTTGAAGCAGCTGGGCAAGTGTTCTAGTATTTGGAAATGGTCGGTTTATAccgttataaaaaaaattgcagatgTATGACATATATGCGTCAATCAGTCCTTCTGCCATAAAGTTTCTGAGACTTATTATTGCTTCATATTTAACTTTTTAGCGgctttatgttaaaaaaaatagtttataaTAAGTGGTTATAGTTTCTTTAAAATACTAGTAGATACGTCGAGCCCATTTTGTGAGGCCTATATGTCAGTGGGTGGTACCACCACAAGAAACATTCAAATGAGTAAAGAAAATTTATGTGTTATTtcattatcattttttttaaaaaaatgcgtGAGCTGACTCGAGAAAGAGAATTGAGCCAAGACAACGGCCGAGCCGGCCAGCCAGAACAACGCAACAAAGGATCTGTTTATATCTCAtctcaaaattttacaccctatataaagtattaaatatacactaaaaaataactaattgcacagattatgagtaatttgtgagacgaatcaatcttaaacctaattgctatatgatttaacaatatggtgctacaataaacatttactaataacggattaattaggcttaataattcatctcgtggtttactgacggattcagtaattagtttttttaatagtgTTCAAACACCCTAtaaaatatccgatgtgacacgccaaaactttaccaTAGATCTATAAACACCCCCAAGACAGATTCTGGTCCTATACTGGGCTTTGAACATATCCAAACTATCAGGCCCACGGCCCATATATCCTTCAAGCCCACAGCCCATTCCACACACATGTCTCGCCCGGCTGACACGTGGCATCAATCAGGCTTCCACAATTTGCACTAATCGCAGATTAGAACAGGaaaaagcaaacaaaaataagtccattttaccctgaacccctaaactattttttaagttCAATTTACCTCTAATACTACTAAAATGGTTTACTTAACATTATGtctcttctttgtttttctttatacGAGTAgtattttaaactaaaatttttgTAGTGACATAGATGTCAACCACTATCAAAgttctaaactattttttaaaattcattTATTACTATTTACTTGAAATTTAAAACTCGGTATTTAATTTAGTCTCATTGCTTCCGATCTAtgtaaacaataataataaaatttgagAGGTAAGTTATAACACATTTATCAATTACCAAATTTTATGGCAAAATATAACTTATACATGgggaaaggaaaagaagaaatacCATCAGAGgtg is a genomic window of Oryza glaberrima chromosome 7, OglaRS2, whole genome shotgun sequence containing:
- the LOC127778340 gene encoding uncharacterized protein LOC127778340 — encoded protein: MPLRLPCAMETRPPPAAAAALAPARVSRFRRLLVRVSAAPERAGGGGGGEVREKEEKAAEMEVGSVGLDRMVLSFMEDSAAAAVERPPRGRCGSCFNGGGDGSDDEEFDFLPSDSSATAAASAAAAAGDALDALKGLVQSASMAERNLLADASRIAERCRKGGKKKADVRCAVADGLAALGYDAAVCKSRWDKTPSYPAGEHEYIDAVVAAETRLVVEVDFRSEFEVARSTKAYRAALQALPPLFVGTPDRLGQIVAVVAEAARQSLRKKGLHVPPWRKPEYMRAKWLSPQVLRCSDKPPPPPPSPPPTPVSLSSFSGEFELRFDAKTPPNLSATAAGDDNDNDDEVEAKKITMVVSPSPWRPVEPEAASKKRSPPPPPRRPEGKVVTGLAAVL